One window of Mesotoga sp. BH458_6_3_2_1 genomic DNA carries:
- a CDS encoding nicotinamide-nucleotide amidohydrolase family protein gives MKAAILLTGDEITKGIVKDSNGGYLAERLTALGFEVQSIVVVPDSKEFIMREIRNALDRSDLLLITGGLGSTFDDITLQSVADYLGRELLYDGNYHSALVESFTRRFSREAPTGLKRQAFVIQDSVQLPNSSGSARGAFIRTESNEIVILPGPPMEMETVFKEALKHISLPSATFSRTIGFVDLTEPEVEDFTEQMLSKFTDVKFVTRVRYYSGPTVILTANDESALEELCNLFTDRWNKYIYTTSGEELVDVVVRELRDRKLTISIAESCSGGRLSALLTSVPGVSTLFPGGIVSYSNKVKSSLLNVSENTLRQYGAVSEEVAFEMAAGTEILFGTDVGLSVTGIAGPSGGSDFKPVGLVCSGIRIGSSIKTYTDRFKGNRETIQLRGANTVIKRLWRLLWNEYYIK, from the coding sequence TTGAAGGCTGCGATCCTTCTCACAGGAGACGAAATCACAAAAGGGATTGTAAAAGACAGCAACGGAGGCTATCTTGCAGAGAGACTAACTGCCCTCGGATTTGAAGTCCAATCAATAGTTGTTGTTCCGGATAGTAAAGAGTTCATCATGCGCGAGATCAGAAATGCTCTCGACAGATCAGATCTTCTGCTGATCACCGGAGGGCTTGGAAGTACCTTCGACGATATAACCCTCCAGTCGGTCGCCGACTATCTCGGAAGAGAACTCCTTTATGATGGAAATTACCATTCTGCTCTTGTAGAGAGTTTCACAAGAAGGTTCTCAAGAGAGGCTCCTACCGGTTTGAAACGTCAGGCATTCGTTATACAGGACTCTGTTCAGCTGCCAAATTCCTCCGGAAGCGCAAGAGGCGCCTTCATAAGAACAGAGAGTAATGAAATAGTGATACTTCCCGGTCCTCCAATGGAGATGGAGACTGTTTTCAAAGAGGCATTGAAGCATATTTCACTTCCTTCTGCTACGTTCAGTAGGACTATAGGATTCGTTGACTTGACCGAACCCGAAGTGGAAGACTTCACCGAGCAAATGCTTTCGAAATTCACGGATGTGAAGTTCGTCACGAGAGTACGCTACTATTCAGGACCAACGGTAATTCTTACGGCCAATGACGAATCGGCGTTGGAGGAACTATGCAATCTTTTCACCGATCGCTGGAATAAATATATATATACAACTTCAGGCGAGGAACTCGTCGATGTTGTGGTAAGGGAGTTGAGAGACAGGAAGCTGACAATTTCGATTGCAGAGTCCTGTTCGGGAGGAAGGCTCTCTGCGCTTCTCACTTCTGTTCCGGGAGTGTCGACTTTGTTTCCCGGCGGTATTGTCTCCTATTCAAACAAAGTCAAGTCGTCTTTGTTGAACGTTAGCGAAAACACTCTCAGACAATATGGAGCCGTCTCCGAAGAGGTGGCATTTGAGATGGCTGCAGGAACAGAAATTCTCTTCGGAACAGACGTGGGCCTTTCAGTAACTGGAATAGCCGGTCCTTCAGGCGGTAGCGACTTCAAACCGGTGGGGCTTGTCTGCTCCGGTATTAGGATAGGCAGTTCAATTAAGACCTACACCGACAGATTCAAA